From Stenotrophomonas maltophilia, a single genomic window includes:
- a CDS encoding LemA family protein has translation MRLFTRILPLMLLASLLSGCGYNAIQQKDEAVKASWSEVINQYKRRADLVPNLVQTVKGFASQEERVLTEVTNARSRVGQINVNADDEASLKQFQQAQGELGSALSRLLVVTENYPQLKSDQNFRDLQAQLEGTENRVTVARGRYIQQVQDYNTYIRSFPQVITAKIFGYKTKPNFTVDNEAQISSAPVVDFGNAPQQQPAPQPGH, from the coding sequence ATGCGCCTGTTCACTCGTATCCTGCCCCTGATGCTGCTGGCCTCCCTGCTCTCCGGCTGCGGCTACAACGCCATCCAGCAGAAGGATGAAGCGGTCAAGGCCAGCTGGTCGGAGGTCATCAACCAGTACAAGCGCCGCGCCGACCTGGTGCCCAACCTGGTGCAGACCGTGAAGGGCTTCGCCAGCCAGGAAGAGCGCGTGCTGACCGAAGTCACCAACGCCCGTTCGCGGGTCGGTCAGATCAACGTCAACGCCGACGACGAAGCCTCGCTCAAGCAGTTCCAGCAGGCCCAGGGCGAACTCGGCAGCGCGCTGTCGCGGCTGCTGGTGGTCACCGAAAACTATCCGCAGCTGAAGTCCGACCAGAACTTCCGCGACCTGCAGGCGCAGCTGGAAGGCACCGAGAACCGGGTCACCGTCGCCCGTGGCCGTTACATCCAGCAGGTGCAGGACTACAACACCTACATCCGCTCGTTCCCGCAGGTGATCACCGCCAAGATCTTCGGCTACAAGACCAAGCCGAACTTCACCGTGGACAACGAAGCGCAGATCTCCAGCGCGCCGGTGGTCGATTTCGGCAACGCGCCGCAGCAGCAGCCGGCGCCGCAGCCGGGCCACTGA